One Ctenopharyngodon idella isolate HZGC_01 chromosome 9, HZGC01, whole genome shotgun sequence DNA window includes the following coding sequences:
- the bbs5 gene encoding Bardet-Biedl syndrome 5 protein homolog, whose translation MASVLDALWEDRDVRFDITSQQMKTRPGEALIDCLDSIEDTKGNNGDRGRLLVTNLRIIWHSLALPRVNLSVGYNCIINITTRTANSKLRGQTEALYILTKSNNTRFEFIFTNVVPGSPRLFTSVIAVHRAYETSKMYRDLKLRGALIQNKQLRLLPQEQVYDKINGVWNLSSDQGNLGTFFITNVRIVWHANMNESFNVSIPYLQIRSIRIRDSKFGLALVIESSQQTGGYVLGFKIDPMDKLQDAVKEINSLHKVYSANPIFGVEYEMEEKPQPLEELTVEQPPDDVEIEPDEHTDAFTAYFADGNKQHDREPVFSEELGLAIEKLKDGFTLQGLWEVMG comes from the exons ATGGCGTCAGTGTTAGACGCACTCTGGGAGGACAGAGACGTGAGATTTGACATCACATCGCA GCAGATGAAAACCAGACCAGGTGAAGCTCTCATCGACTGCCTGGATTCCATTGAGGACACAAAGGGAAATAATGGGGATAGAG GAAGACTCCTAGTGACCAATTTGAGGATAATCTGGCATTCATTGGCACTGCCAAGAGTCAACTTGT cTGTGGGATACAACTGTATTATTAATATCACCACGAGGACAGCAAATTCA aaaCTGAGAGGTCAGACCGAAGCACTTTACATATTAACCAAATCTAATAACACTAGATTTGAGTTCATATTCACGAATGTGGTCCCAGGAAGTCCAAGACTGTTTACATCAGTCATTGCTGTTCACAG AGCGTATGAGACTTCCAAAATGTACCGGGATCTGAAGCTAAGAGGAGCTCTTATTCAGAATAAACAGCTGAGGCTTCTGCCACAGGAGCAGGTGTACGACAAAATTAATGGAGTCTGGAACCTGTCTAGTGATCAG GGTAATCTTGGAACGTTTTTTATAACTAACGTGAGGATAGTGTGGCACGCCAACATGAACGAGAGCTTCAATGTCAGCATTCCCTATCTGCAAATT CGCTCCATAAGGATTAGAGACTCTAAATTTGGACTTGCTCTTGTGATTGAGAGCTCTCAACAG ACAGGAGGATATGTGCTGGGATTTAAGATCGATCCAATGGACAAGTTACAAGATGCAGTGAAGGAAATCAACTCCTTACACAAAGTGTACTCAGCAAACCCCATTTTTGGTGTGGAATATGAGATGGAAGAAAAG CCTCAGCCTCTGGAGGAGCTGACCGTGGAGCAGCCGCCTGATGACGTGGAGATTGAGCCAGATGAGCACACGGATGCTTTTACC GCTTATTTTGCAGATGGAAATAAG CAACATGATCGTGAGCCGGTGTTTTCTGAAGAACTGGGTTTGGCTATAGAGAAACTGAAGGATGGATTCACACTACAGGGACTCTGGGAAGTCATGGGTTAA